One window from the genome of [Clostridium] celerecrescens 18A encodes:
- a CDS encoding UDP-N-acetylmuramoyl-L-alanyl-D-glutamate--2,6-diaminopimelate ligase, whose amino-acid sequence MKFKEWLKDLKYEVLQGSLDVDAEDVIYDSRKARKGVVFVCMKGTRTDSHEFIPEVVDAGVEILVVEQKTKIPDGVTAILVHNAREALALLSAARFGYPAEKMVTIGVTGTKGKTTTTHMIKTVLEACGKKVGMIGTTGIVIGQEVTPTMNTTPESYELHQAFTRMVEAGCGYMVMEVSSQAFKMHRVDGICFDYGLFTNLSPDHIGPDEHQDFEEYLFYKSRIFCCSKVGIMNGDDEHWAEVVKDATCKLYSFSMDKNGTDFKAEDIRYIAQPDFVGLEFDIKGSCELSVRVNIPGRFNVANALAAVSVLSFLGLPKENICHGLEHLNVNGRMEIVYASEKCTVIVDYAHNAVSMESLLTTLRDYHPKRLVCVFGCGGNRSKDRRITMGDSAGRLADLTIITADNSRYEKTEDIIADIRGSLEKTGGKFIEIPDRREAIRYSIIHAEPGDMVAIIGKGHEDYQEINGVRHHFSDREEVLKAVDAQLS is encoded by the coding sequence ATGAAGTTTAAAGAATGGCTAAAGGACTTAAAATATGAAGTATTGCAGGGTAGCCTGGACGTGGATGCAGAGGATGTCATTTATGACTCCAGAAAGGCCCGAAAGGGTGTTGTATTTGTCTGCATGAAGGGAACGAGAACCGACTCCCATGAATTTATCCCTGAGGTGGTGGACGCCGGGGTGGAGATCCTTGTAGTAGAACAAAAGACAAAGATCCCGGATGGCGTAACTGCCATTCTCGTACATAATGCCAGAGAGGCTCTGGCTTTACTTTCAGCTGCAAGGTTTGGTTATCCGGCGGAAAAGATGGTGACCATTGGAGTGACCGGAACCAAGGGGAAAACCACAACTACGCACATGATCAAGACAGTTCTGGAAGCCTGCGGGAAAAAAGTGGGAATGATCGGAACCACAGGTATTGTCATTGGTCAGGAAGTAACGCCTACGATGAATACAACTCCCGAGTCCTATGAACTACACCAGGCATTCACCCGTATGGTGGAGGCAGGCTGCGGATATATGGTGATGGAGGTTTCCTCCCAGGCCTTCAAGATGCACCGGGTAGACGGGATCTGTTTTGATTACGGACTGTTTACCAATCTTTCTCCTGATCATATCGGACCGGATGAGCACCAGGATTTTGAGGAATATCTTTTTTACAAATCCAGGATTTTTTGCTGCTCTAAAGTGGGCATCATGAACGGTGATGACGAGCACTGGGCTGAAGTGGTAAAGGATGCCACCTGCAAACTTTATTCTTTCTCCATGGATAAAAACGGAACCGACTTTAAAGCAGAGGACATCCGATACATCGCCCAACCGGATTTTGTGGGACTGGAATTTGACATCAAAGGGAGTTGTGAGCTTTCTGTCCGGGTGAATATTCCGGGACGCTTTAACGTTGCCAATGCATTAGCTGCAGTCAGTGTTTTAAGCTTTTTAGGGCTTCCAAAAGAGAATATCTGTCATGGGCTGGAACATTTAAACGTGAACGGACGTATGGAAATCGTATATGCCTCTGAAAAATGTACGGTAATTGTAGATTATGCTCACAATGCAGTCAGTATGGAAAGTCTGCTTACAACCTTGAGGGATTATCATCCAAAGCGCCTTGTCTGCGTCTTTGGATGCGGCGGAAACCGTTCCAAGGACCGGCGTATTACCATGGGTGACAGCGCGGGACGTCTGGCAGATCTTACGATTATCACTGCGGACAATTCCAGATATGAAAAAACGGAAGATATCATTGCTGATATCCGCGGAAGTCTTGAAAAGACCGGAGGAAAATTCATAGAAATTCCTGACCGCAGGGAAGCGATCCGCTACAGCATCATACATGCCGAACCGGGTGACATGGTTGCCATTATAGGAAAGGGGCATGAGGATTACCAGGAGATAAACGGAGTCCGCCATCATTTTTCAGA
- a CDS encoding ClpP family protease, whose protein sequence is MREYQHNNGKNEDPDERQNRPDGNARKENLDEKKTEKDIEQKEDEKLEEYGQMTLDDNANKRKIHLISIIGEVEGHENLSGNSKATKYDHILPKLAEIEDDDSVEGLLVLLNTSGGDVDAGLAIAEMIASLSIPTVSLVLGGSHSIGVPLAVCTDYSFIVPTGTMMVHPVRMTGMVIGASQTYEYFEMIQDRILSFVSTHAEIAYDQLKRLMLNTEMLTRDLGTVLVGEETVKEGLINEVGGIKDALKKLYELMETASR, encoded by the coding sequence GTGAGAGAGTATCAGCATAATAATGGGAAGAACGAAGATCCGGATGAAAGACAGAATCGGCCTGACGGCAATGCGCGCAAGGAAAACCTTGATGAAAAAAAGACAGAAAAGGATATAGAACAAAAAGAGGATGAAAAGCTGGAAGAATATGGCCAGATGACCCTGGATGATAACGCGAACAAGCGGAAAATCCATCTGATATCCATTATCGGTGAGGTGGAAGGCCACGAAAATTTATCCGGCAACAGCAAAGCTACAAAATATGATCACATCCTCCCGAAGCTGGCGGAGATTGAAGATGATGATTCCGTGGAAGGACTTTTGGTTCTCTTAAATACCTCCGGCGGAGACGTGGATGCAGGTCTCGCCATAGCGGAGATGATTGCTTCCTTAAGCATCCCGACCGTATCCCTGGTTCTTGGCGGAAGCCATTCCATTGGTGTTCCCCTGGCCGTATGCACGGATTATTCCTTTATCGTACCCACTGGAACCATGATGGTTCATCCCGTAAGAATGACAGGAATGGTAATTGGCGCCTCCCAGACGTATGAATATTTTGAAATGATACAGGACCGGATCTTAAGCTTTGTTTCCACTCACGCAGAGATCGCATACGACCAGCTAAAACGTCTTATGCTGAATACGGAAATGCTTACCAGAGACTTGGGAACCGTGCTGGTTGGCGAGGAAACGGTAAAAGAAGGACTGATAAATGAAGTGGGCGGAATCAAGGATGCTTTAAAAAAATTATATGAACTGATGGAAACTGCTTCCCGTTAA
- a CDS encoding formate--tetrahydrofolate ligase: MKTDIEIAQEAKMLPIKDVAASYGIGEDELELYGKHKAKLTDELWDRVKDRPDGKLVLVTAINPTPAGEGKTTTTVGLGQALGKMEKKAIIALREPSLGPCFGIKGGAAGGGYAQVVPMEDLNLHFTGDFHAITSANNLLAALLDNHIHQGNALGIDTRQILWKRCLDMNDRALRNVVVGLGSKAEGFVREDHFVITVASEIMAILCLSNDMEDLKARLGRIIVAYNYAGEPVTASQLNAVGAMAALLKDALKPNLIQTLEHTGAIVHGGPFANIAHGCNSVRATKTALKLADVVVTEAGFGADLGAEKFLDIKCRKAGLKPDAIVLVATVRALKYNGGVPKDQLKEENLAALEKGIVNLEKHIENMMKYGVPVIVTLNSFITDTEAEHQFVKRFCEERGCEFALSQVWEKGGEGGIELAQKVLYTLENKESNFAPIYPDEMGLEIKIATIAREIYGAAGVTYAPAALKAIRKFEEMGFGSLPVCMAKTQYSLSDDQTKLGRPEGFDINVRDAYVSAGAGFVVILTGAIMTMPGLPKKPAADNIDVNEDGVITGLF; this comes from the coding sequence ATGAAAACAGATATTGAAATCGCACAGGAGGCCAAAATGCTTCCTATTAAAGACGTGGCTGCATCCTACGGAATCGGTGAGGATGAGCTGGAGCTTTACGGAAAGCATAAAGCGAAACTGACAGATGAATTGTGGGATCGGGTAAAGGACCGTCCGGATGGCAAACTGGTTCTGGTAACCGCCATCAATCCTACTCCGGCGGGAGAAGGGAAAACCACCACTACCGTAGGCCTTGGTCAGGCATTGGGGAAAATGGAAAAAAAGGCGATCATCGCTCTCAGAGAACCCTCCCTTGGACCATGCTTTGGAATTAAGGGCGGCGCGGCAGGCGGCGGATATGCCCAGGTAGTTCCCATGGAAGACTTAAATCTTCATTTTACCGGTGATTTTCATGCCATAACCTCTGCCAATAACCTGCTTGCAGCTCTGTTAGATAATCATATCCATCAGGGGAATGCTCTGGGAATCGATACCCGTCAGATTCTTTGGAAGCGCTGCCTGGACATGAATGACCGTGCCCTTAGAAATGTTGTGGTCGGCCTTGGTTCCAAAGCAGAAGGCTTTGTGAGAGAGGATCACTTTGTAATTACGGTTGCATCGGAAATCATGGCTATCCTTTGCCTTTCAAACGATATGGAAGATTTAAAAGCTCGGCTGGGAAGAATCATTGTGGCATATAATTATGCAGGGGAGCCGGTGACTGCCTCTCAGTTAAACGCAGTAGGAGCTATGGCGGCTTTATTAAAGGATGCGTTAAAGCCTAATCTGATCCAGACACTGGAGCATACCGGCGCCATCGTTCACGGCGGACCCTTTGCAAATATCGCTCATGGCTGTAACAGTGTTCGTGCAACAAAGACAGCCTTAAAGCTGGCGGATGTTGTAGTGACAGAGGCAGGGTTTGGTGCGGATTTAGGCGCGGAAAAATTTCTGGACATCAAATGCAGGAAAGCCGGATTAAAGCCCGATGCCATTGTACTGGTGGCAACCGTGAGAGCCTTAAAATACAACGGCGGCGTGCCCAAGGACCAGTTGAAAGAAGAAAACCTGGCTGCTCTTGAAAAAGGGATTGTCAATCTGGAAAAGCACATTGAAAATATGATGAAATACGGTGTTCCGGTCATTGTTACCTTAAATTCCTTTATCACAGATACAGAGGCAGAACACCAGTTTGTTAAACGGTTTTGTGAGGAGAGAGGCTGTGAATTCGCCTTATCCCAGGTATGGGAGAAAGGAGGAGAGGGCGGCATAGAGCTGGCCCAAAAGGTCCTTTATACCTTGGAGAATAAAGAAAGCAATTTTGCACCCATTTATCCTGATGAAATGGGGCTGGAAATTAAGATCGCTACAATTGCAAGGGAAATCTATGGCGCAGCTGGGGTGACCTATGCTCCGGCAGCTTTAAAAGCCATAAGAAAATTTGAAGAAATGGGCTTTGGCAGCCTTCCTGTGTGTATGGCAAAGACACAATATTCCTTATCCGATGACCAGACAAAGCTTGGGAGACCGGAAGGCTTTGATATTAACGTACGGGATGCTTATGTATCGGCCGGAGCCGGATTTGTGGTCATTCTGACCGGAGCCATTATGACAATGCCAGGCCTTCCAAAGAAGCCGGCCGCAGATAATATTGACGTAAATGAAGATGGAGTAATCACCGGATTATTCTGA
- a CDS encoding hydratase, with translation MVKLYDGGAYLVHGTELVPDQEAEKVAALTGKAADKAEAKKGTIAYSILKNHNTSDQMDHLKLRFDSMASHDITFVGIIQTARASGLKEFPIPYIMTNCHNSLCAVGGTINEDDHVFGLSAAKKYGGIFVPPHIAVIHQYMREMMAGCGRMILGSDSHTRYGALGTMAIGEGGGELVKQLLRDTYDVAYPGVVAIYLTGSPAPSVGPHDVALAIIRAVFKSGYVKNKIMEFVGPGVSSMDTDYRNGVDVMTTETTCLSSIWRTDEDTKAYLDLHGRGDAYKELNPGEVAYYDGVVYVDLSTIRPMIALPFHPSNTYEINELNNNLGDILRTVEKEAERIVGSSKANLSLTDKIVDGKLMVQQGVIAGCAGGNYSNVMAAANILSGKNCGNDIFNLSVYPSSQPVYMDLVKKGAISELMAAGATVRTAFCGPCFGAGDTPSNNSLSIRHTTRNFPNREGSKPGSGQISCVALMDARSIAATAANGGYLTSAEGYGEDYQVPAYEFDPSSYERRVYQGFGKAQPEVPLIYGPNIKDWPAMSTLTDNIILRVCSKIMDPITTTDELIPSGETSSYRSNPLGLAEFTLSRRDPEYVERSKKVNELEQVRKAGACPLEADRSLESAFKALTAYLNQRELNVGETEIGSMIYAVKPGDGSAREQAASCQRVLGGLANIAKEYATKRYRSNVMNWGMLPFLLDAEPDFEVGDFIYVPGIRKALDGDMEHIPAYVVKSEEGNPIHEIELHIADMTPEEREIVKAGCLINYNRNKNQQQ, from the coding sequence ATGGTAAAATTGTATGACGGCGGAGCTTATCTTGTACATGGAACGGAACTGGTTCCGGATCAGGAAGCAGAAAAAGTTGCTGCCCTTACAGGAAAGGCTGCAGATAAAGCTGAGGCAAAAAAAGGTACCATCGCCTATTCTATTTTAAAGAATCACAACACTTCGGATCAAATGGATCATCTAAAGCTCCGTTTTGACTCCATGGCCTCCCACGACATAACATTTGTAGGAATTATCCAGACTGCCCGTGCATCAGGGCTTAAAGAATTTCCTATTCCATACATTATGACCAACTGTCATAACTCTTTATGTGCAGTTGGCGGTACCATAAACGAGGATGATCACGTATTCGGACTTTCCGCTGCTAAAAAATACGGCGGGATCTTTGTTCCGCCTCATATTGCGGTCATTCATCAGTACATGCGGGAAATGATGGCCGGCTGCGGACGCATGATTCTCGGCTCTGACAGCCATACCCGTTATGGAGCCCTGGGAACCATGGCCATTGGAGAAGGCGGCGGAGAACTGGTAAAGCAGCTTCTTCGTGATACCTATGATGTTGCTTATCCCGGCGTTGTGGCCATTTATCTTACCGGAAGCCCGGCTCCATCCGTTGGCCCTCACGATGTGGCCCTGGCCATTATCAGAGCGGTCTTTAAAAGCGGCTATGTAAAGAACAAGATCATGGAATTCGTAGGACCCGGTGTGTCTTCTATGGATACGGACTATCGGAACGGTGTGGATGTTATGACTACGGAAACCACCTGCCTTTCCTCTATCTGGAGAACCGATGAGGACACAAAAGCCTATCTGGACCTTCATGGCCGGGGAGATGCTTACAAAGAATTAAATCCCGGAGAAGTGGCTTACTATGATGGAGTGGTTTATGTGGACTTAAGCACCATTAGGCCTATGATCGCACTGCCCTTCCATCCAAGCAATACCTATGAGATCAACGAATTAAATAATAACCTTGGAGACATTCTGCGCACTGTGGAAAAGGAAGCAGAGCGCATTGTGGGCAGTTCCAAAGCAAACCTTTCCTTAACAGACAAGATCGTGGACGGAAAGCTGATGGTACAGCAGGGAGTGATCGCAGGATGCGCCGGAGGCAACTACTCCAACGTTATGGCTGCAGCCAATATTCTGTCCGGTAAAAACTGCGGAAATGACATCTTTAATTTATCTGTATATCCCTCTTCCCAGCCAGTTTATATGGATCTGGTGAAAAAGGGAGCCATCTCAGAACTGATGGCAGCCGGTGCAACTGTCCGTACAGCATTCTGCGGCCCATGCTTTGGCGCAGGGGATACACCTTCCAATAATTCCTTAAGCATCCGCCACACCACAAGAAACTTCCCTAACCGGGAAGGCTCCAAGCCTGGCAGCGGACAGATTTCCTGTGTCGCTCTCATGGATGCCCGCTCCATTGCTGCAACAGCAGCAAACGGCGGTTATCTCACATCTGCGGAAGGCTATGGAGAGGATTACCAGGTTCCTGCCTATGAATTCGATCCATCTTCCTATGAGAGAAGGGTGTATCAGGGATTCGGAAAGGCTCAGCCTGAGGTACCCCTGATTTATGGTCCAAATATCAAGGACTGGCCGGCTATGAGTACCTTAACGGATAACATCATATTGCGGGTATGTTCAAAGATCATGGATCCGATCACTACCACTGATGAACTGATCCCCTCCGGAGAAACCTCCTCCTACCGTTCCAACCCTCTCGGACTAGCGGAATTTACATTGTCCCGACGCGATCCGGAATACGTGGAACGCTCAAAGAAAGTAAATGAGCTGGAGCAGGTAAGGAAAGCAGGTGCATGTCCCTTAGAGGCTGACCGGTCACTGGAATCTGCTTTTAAGGCCCTGACTGCTTATTTAAACCAGCGGGAACTGAATGTTGGGGAAACCGAGATCGGAAGTATGATTTACGCAGTAAAGCCGGGTGATGGCTCTGCCCGTGAACAGGCAGCCAGCTGCCAGCGAGTGCTGGGCGGCTTAGCTAATATTGCAAAAGAGTATGCAACGAAACGTTATCGTTCCAATGTTATGAACTGGGGAATGCTTCCTTTCCTTCTTGATGCAGAGCCGGATTTTGAAGTAGGGGATTTCATCTATGTACCAGGAATCCGCAAAGCTCTTGACGGAGATATGGAACACATTCCAGCTTACGTTGTGAAAAGCGAAGAAGGAAATCCGATTCATGAGATAGAACTGCACATTGCTGATATGACCCCGGAAGAGCGGGAAATCGTAAAGGCCGGATGTCTGATTAATTATAATAGAAACAAAAACCAACAGCAGTAA
- a CDS encoding citrate synthase: MNNFFIAQTFGKSSNFTDIPNNLFKEHNVKKGLRNEDGTGVRVGLTRVSDVVGYEIEDGKKVNVPGKLYYRGIEIGDLVNGKNNERNGFEETSFLLLFGYLPSKKELREFTSTLSQNYHLPDEFLEKNMLRTPSRNLMNSLQQSILALYDYDEEPDNVDPYETLLKGINIMAKLPSLSVYAYQSKVHYYERDSLIIHYPKPEYSMAENILYMLRRDGIFTEQEANLLDVMLMIHADHGGGNNSTFTNVVISSTGTDIYSAISASIGSLKGPKHGGANICCSEMIKAIEKEIGLKATEAQMKGVIQKILSKDFYDNSGLVYGLGHAVYTVSDPRADLLKVCCEKLAKQKNREDEYEFLTKFEKVAKACLAGNGKTLSNNVDFYSGFAYNMLQIPEDMYTPLFVCSRMAGWLAHNIENKLYDGRIMRPATKYVGETISYKKREER, translated from the coding sequence ATGAACAACTTTTTTATCGCTCAGACCTTTGGCAAATCCTCTAATTTCACGGATATTCCAAACAATTTATTTAAGGAACACAATGTAAAAAAAGGGCTCCGCAACGAAGACGGTACCGGAGTACGGGTAGGCCTGACCCGCGTATCTGACGTAGTAGGCTATGAAATCGAAGACGGAAAAAAGGTCAACGTTCCCGGCAAGCTCTATTACCGTGGAATTGAAATCGGCGACCTGGTAAACGGAAAGAATAATGAACGTAACGGTTTTGAAGAGACTTCATTTTTACTCCTTTTTGGCTATCTCCCCTCTAAGAAGGAATTAAGAGAGTTCACCTCTACCCTTAGCCAGAACTACCATCTCCCCGATGAGTTTCTGGAGAAGAATATGCTCCGCACACCTTCCCGCAATCTGATGAACAGCCTTCAGCAGAGTATACTGGCTCTATACGATTATGATGAGGAGCCTGATAATGTGGATCCCTATGAGACACTTCTAAAGGGAATCAATATCATGGCAAAGCTTCCTTCTCTTTCCGTTTATGCATACCAGAGCAAGGTTCATTACTATGAAAGAGACAGTCTGATCATACATTATCCAAAGCCGGAATATTCCATGGCAGAAAATATTCTCTACATGCTGCGCCGGGATGGGATCTTTACCGAGCAGGAAGCGAATCTCCTGGATGTGATGCTGATGATCCACGCAGATCATGGCGGCGGAAACAACTCTACCTTTACCAATGTAGTCATATCTTCCACAGGAACCGACATTTATTCGGCCATCTCCGCTTCCATCGGCTCCTTAAAGGGGCCAAAGCACGGCGGCGCCAATATATGCTGCAGTGAAATGATCAAGGCCATTGAAAAGGAAATCGGTCTAAAGGCAACCGAAGCCCAGATGAAGGGAGTAATCCAGAAGATCCTATCTAAGGATTTCTATGATAATTCCGGCCTTGTATATGGACTTGGCCATGCAGTTTATACGGTCTCCGACCCTAGGGCGGATTTATTAAAGGTCTGCTGTGAAAAGCTTGCCAAACAGAAAAACAGGGAAGATGAATATGAATTCCTGACAAAATTTGAAAAGGTTGCCAAAGCATGCCTGGCTGGCAACGGAAAAACCCTGTCAAACAATGTAGACTTCTACAGTGGTTTCGCTTATAATATGTTACAGATACCGGAAGATATGTATACGCCTTTATTTGTCTGCTCCCGTATGGCAGGCTGGCTGGCGCACAATATCGAAAACAAGCTGTACGACGGAAGAATCATGCGTCCGGCGACAAAATACGTAGGAGAAACTATCTCCTATAAAAAAAGAGAGGAACGATAG
- a CDS encoding FtsK/SpoIIIE family DNA translocase, whose product MPETTKKRTTAKKGKNGRTRNTAAKKNVILPEPEFIHSEVVIIMSFLAAAILFFSNFHLCGVVGDFLRSIQLGIFGSVGYVAPVLLFAGTAFYISNQGNPRAAFKLASFILALVSLCGFLQLLFGAKAGEGIGLADIYFEASVSGRGGGIIGGLLAGGLASIIGVVGAYLVIGVLLVISAVCITEKSFVDIVKKGSGKAYRHARENMDMHMEVHAMRQEARKQLLEEKKLRGVNLEATKLGEAQEENYVEEQVEEVPDNLADEIMVQAKRLSAVTAVEEDELNPADVFRGSFSPVLEDDEDIVPFDPDVEGTPFAEALEEPSIYMKKEVKTLKELEFVEEEFYPEEGNDTFAIPEEPKQVVTASGKVIETDTEALQKKLEKKREEAAKEDGGSVSLEIKQKQEIVKQEYKFPPLSLLKKGKSAVFSDREYKDTAIKLQRTLQNFGVGVTVTNISCGPSVTRYELHPEQGVKVSKIVSLADDIKLSLAAADIRIEAPIPGKSAVGIEVPNKENQMVYLRDILEADSFQKHSSKIAFAVGKDIGGQVVVTDIAKMPHLLIAGATGSGKSVCINTLIMSIIFKADPEDVKLIMVDPKVVELSVYNGIPHLLLPVVTDPKKASGALNWAVAEMTDRYNKFAQYNVREIKGYNKKVESIKDIEDEDKPKKMPQIVIIIDELADLMMVAPGEVEDSICRLAQLARAAGIHLVIATQRPSVNVITGLIKANVPSRVAFAVSSGVDSRTIIDMNGAEKLLGKGDMLFYPAGYPKPMRVQGAFVSDSEVSKVVDFLTEQGMTADYNPEVESMIASAPAGGEIKGGGNDRDEYFVQAGKFIIEKDKASIGMLQRMFKIGFNRAARIMDQLAEAGVVGEEEGTKPRKVLMSLEEFDEILSQGY is encoded by the coding sequence GTGCCTGAGACAACGAAGAAACGTACAACAGCAAAAAAAGGAAAAAACGGGAGAACAAGAAATACCGCCGCCAAAAAAAATGTGATTTTACCGGAACCGGAATTTATCCATTCAGAAGTCGTGATCATTATGTCATTTTTGGCTGCGGCCATTCTGTTTTTTAGCAACTTTCATTTATGCGGCGTGGTCGGGGATTTTCTGCGGAGCATACAGTTAGGCATATTCGGAAGTGTGGGATATGTCGCGCCTGTGCTGCTGTTTGCAGGTACAGCGTTTTACATCTCCAACCAGGGAAATCCCAGGGCTGCTTTTAAACTGGCGTCTTTTATTCTGGCGCTGGTTTCTTTGTGTGGATTTTTACAGCTCCTTTTTGGAGCAAAGGCCGGCGAGGGAATAGGACTTGCCGACATTTATTTTGAAGCTTCCGTAAGCGGAAGAGGAGGCGGCATAATAGGAGGCCTTCTGGCAGGAGGGCTTGCCTCCATAATCGGCGTAGTGGGAGCCTATCTGGTGATAGGAGTTCTTCTTGTCATATCTGCAGTCTGCATTACGGAAAAATCGTTTGTAGATATTGTGAAAAAAGGAAGCGGAAAAGCATACCGCCATGCCAGGGAAAATATGGACATGCACATGGAAGTCCATGCTATGCGCCAGGAAGCCCGTAAACAGCTTTTGGAAGAGAAAAAGCTTCGGGGAGTCAATTTAGAGGCCACGAAGTTAGGAGAAGCCCAGGAAGAAAACTATGTGGAAGAGCAGGTTGAGGAAGTTCCTGACAATCTTGCCGATGAAATTATGGTCCAGGCGAAACGGCTGTCTGCCGTTACTGCTGTGGAAGAAGACGAACTCAATCCTGCTGATGTTTTCCGGGGCAGTTTTTCACCTGTACTGGAAGATGATGAGGATATTGTTCCCTTTGACCCCGATGTGGAAGGAACACCGTTTGCTGAGGCTCTGGAAGAACCTTCCATATATATGAAGAAAGAGGTCAAGACCTTAAAGGAATTGGAGTTTGTGGAAGAGGAGTTCTATCCTGAGGAAGGAAATGATACCTTTGCCATTCCGGAGGAGCCAAAACAGGTGGTAACCGCTTCCGGCAAGGTTATAGAAACGGATACAGAAGCTCTTCAGAAAAAACTGGAAAAGAAACGGGAAGAGGCAGCAAAGGAGGATGGGGGAAGTGTCAGCCTTGAAATCAAGCAAAAACAGGAGATTGTGAAACAGGAATATAAGTTTCCGCCTCTCTCCCTGCTTAAAAAAGGAAAATCAGCGGTCTTTTCCGACCGGGAATATAAGGATACGGCCATCAAGCTTCAGCGGACCCTCCAGAATTTCGGAGTTGGGGTTACTGTTACCAATATAAGCTGCGGACCCTCCGTAACCAGGTATGAACTTCATCCGGAGCAGGGGGTAAAGGTCAGTAAGATCGTAAGCCTGGCAGATGACATCAAATTGAGCCTGGCGGCCGCTGATATCCGAATTGAAGCTCCTATCCCGGGAAAATCGGCGGTGGGTATCGAGGTACCCAATAAAGAAAACCAAATGGTATACTTACGGGATATTCTGGAGGCAGACAGCTTCCAGAAACATTCCTCTAAAATTGCGTTTGCGGTGGGAAAAGACATCGGCGGCCAGGTGGTTGTCACTGACATTGCAAAGATGCCTCACCTTCTGATCGCCGGAGCCACTGGTTCTGGTAAATCCGTCTGCATCAACACCTTGATCATGAGCATCATTTTTAAGGCGGACCCAGAGGATGTAAAACTGATCATGGTAGACCCCAAGGTGGTGGAATTAAGCGTTTATAATGGAATTCCCCATTTACTACTCCCTGTGGTCACTGATCCCAAGAAGGCTTCCGGAGCCCTAAACTGGGCGGTGGCGGAGATGACGGACCGTTATAATAAGTTCGCTCAGTATAATGTCAGGGAAATTAAGGGATATAATAAAAAGGTTGAGAGTATAAAAGATATTGAGGATGAAGATAAGCCTAAAAAGATGCCTCAGATCGTCATCATTATCGACGAGCTTGCGGATCTGATGATGGTAGCTCCAGGAGAAGTGGAAGATTCTATCTGCCGTCTGGCCCAGCTTGCCAGAGCTGCTGGTATCCATCTTGTCATCGCCACCCAGCGTCCGTCGGTAAATGTCATAACAGGTCTCATTAAGGCCAATGTCCCCTCCAGGGTAGCTTTTGCGGTTTCTTCCGGCGTGGATTCCAGAACCATTATTGATATGAACGGTGCGGAAAAGCTTCTTGGAAAAGGCGATATGCTCTTTTATCCTGCTGGATATCCGAAACCTATGCGTGTTCAGGGCGCCTTTGTATCAGATTCCGAAGTCTCCAAGGTGGTGGATTTCTTAACAGAGCAGGGCATGACTGCAGATTACAACCCGGAGGTAGAAAGCATGATCGCTTCTGCGCCTGCAGGAGGAGAGATAAAGGGCGGCGGAAACGACAGGGATGAATATTTTGTCCAGGCCGGAAAATTTATCATTGAAAAGGATAAGGCTTCCATTGGTATGCTGCAGAGAATGTTTAAAATCGGCTTTAACCGGGCTGCCCGGATCATGGACCAGCTTGCAGAAGCCGGAGTAGTAGGAGAAGAGGAAGGCACCAAGCCCCGCAAGGTGCTGATGAGCCTGGAAGAATTCGATGAAATACTTTCCCAGGGTTATTAA